One genomic segment of Erythrolamprus reginae isolate rEryReg1 chromosome 2, rEryReg1.hap1, whole genome shotgun sequence includes these proteins:
- the LOC139160276 gene encoding uncharacterized protein: protein MEENDEDVASLTYISTDGSYIALPETVPMPNHDTLTASSQVSSSPTKSRRQPVWTDEETRAFIEVWGDDEVQSALASNYRTVAQFQWIAEEMQDRGYNRDWEQCRERAKALRRGFKVIVDGNSTARHGRRVWPYFEELNRFLCIKRNLVVPRLSVSHPRPPADRWRREHRKALYAPYESSRVGKSNKRTFEEPGGNRLLLPKPGSQQSEANMGNQAASPATNSELSMDDSIGPGTPTDPLPSSDSVTVRPVPDQGVS from the exons ATGGAGGAAAACGATGAAGATGTGGCTTCCCTGA CGTACATTTCCACTGATGGCAGCTACATAG CCCTTCCAGAGACCGTGCCCATGCCGAATCACGACACACTGACGGCTTCCTCGCAGGTCTCTTCCTCTCCCACTAAATCAAGGCGCCAGCCTGTTTGGACTGACGAGGAGACCCGGGCCTTCATTGAGGTGTGGGGTGATGACGAGGTGCAGAGCGCCCTGGCATCAAACTATCGCACGGTTGCCCAGTTCCAATGGATAGCGGAGGAAATGCAGGACCGGGGCTACAACAGGGATTGGGAGCAGTGCCGCGAACGTGCCAAGGCCCTTCGACGGGGCTTCAAAGTGATAGTGGATGGGAACAGCACCGCTCGCCACGGACGCCGCGTGTGGCCTTATTTCGAAGAACTTAATCGATTTCTCTGCATCAAGCGAAATCTGGTCGTCCCACGGCTTTCGGTAAGCCACCCGAGGCCTCCTGCGGACCGCTGGCGTCGCGAGCACAGAAAAGCGCTATATGCCCCCTATGAGTCCTCCCGAGTAGGCAAGAGCAACAAAAGGACTTTTGAAGAGCCAGGCGGGAACCGTCTGTTGTTGCCCAAACCAGGATCTCAGCAGAGCGAAGCCAACATGGGAAACCAAGCGGCGTCTCCAGCAACAAATTCTGAACTTTCCATGGATGATAGTATTGGTCCTGGCACTCCCACCGATCCTTTGCCATCCAGTGACTCAGTTACTG TTCGTCCTGTTCCCGACCAAGGAGTTTCATGA